From the Corythoichthys intestinalis isolate RoL2023-P3 chromosome 13, ASM3026506v1, whole genome shotgun sequence genome, one window contains:
- the LOC130928084 gene encoding oocyte zinc finger protein XlCOF6.1-like — protein sequence MSARPEELYGVKEEPQRHRPSTMCKLMHAKVLLLRLEGFKGYLAERPELESPGVKEDVELPQIKEEEEPEPCQQKQLPIKKEEEEDEHITRSNGEPLKSEDGPSEAGREAVPPSGCSSSSTEGLHTDIFIAPSNRSGTTSHSPYNDDGHKKSHNDNKLCKCSQCGKTFGTKQTCDAHMRRYTGEKPFSCSVCDQRFAQKQYLKVHIGTHTGEKPFSCSVCGQRFSQKQHRQSHKRTHTGENPFSCSVCGQAFAQKQNLKVHMRTHTWENPFSCSVCGQRFSHKSNLKQHTRTHTGEKPFSCSVCGQGFSLKQHLQSHQRTHTGEKPFSCSVCGQGFSQKQDRQSHERTHTGEKPFSCSVCGQGFAQKQYLKVHIRTHTGEKPFSCSVCGQRFAQKPN from the exons ATGTCCGCGAGACCGGAGGAACTTTATGGAGTGAAAGAGGAGCCCCAACGTCACCGACCCTCGACTATGTGCAAACTAATGCACGCTAAGGTTCTTCTTCTCAGACTGGAAG GTTTCAAAGGATATCTTGCTGAGCGGCCGGAGCTAGAATCTCCTGGCGTTAAAGAGGATGTTgagctcccccaaatcaaagaagaggaggagccagagccctgtcaacagaagcaacttccaatcaaaaaggaggaggaagaggacgaGCATATCACTAGGTCAAAtggtgagcccttgaagagTGAAGATGGTCCGAGTGAGGCTGGCAGAGAGGCGGTGCCTCCAAGCGGCTgcagcagcagctcaacagaaggaTTGCACACAGACATTTTCATCGCTCCATCAAACAGAAGTGGCACTACATCACACTCACCTTACAATGATGATGGTCATAAGAAATCTCACAATGACAACAAACtctgcaaatgctctcagtgtgggaaaacctttgGTACCAAGCAAACTTGTGATGCACATATGAGGAggtacactggcgaaaaacctttttcctgctcagtttgtgatcaaagatttgcTCAAAAGCAATATTTGAAAGTACACAtaggaacccacactggtgaaaaacctttttcctgctcagtttgtggtcaaagattctctCAAAAGCAACACCGACAAAGTCacaaaagaacccacactggcgaaaaccctttttcctgctcagtttgtggtcaagcatTCGCTCAAAAGCAAAACTTGAAAGTCCACATGAGAACCCACACTTGGGAAaaccctttttcctgctcagtttgtggtcaaagattcagtcacaagagcaacttaaaacaacacacaagaacccacactggcgaaaaacccttttcctgctcagtttgtggtcaaggattctctcTAAAGCAACACCTACAAAGTCAccaaagaacccacactggcgaaaaacctttttcctgctcagtttgtggtcaaggattctctcAAAAGCAAGACCGACAAAgtcacgaaagaacccacactggtgaaaaacctttttcctgctcagtttgtggtcaaggattcgctCAAAAGCAATACCTAAAAGTCcacataagaacccacactggcgaaaaacctttttcctgttcagtttgtggtcaaagattcgctcaAAAGCCAAACTAG